Genomic DNA from Luteitalea sp.:
GGGCACGCTCGTGACCAGGAACCAGGCGGTCGACGAGCACGAGCAGACCGTCGCCGAAGTGCGCAGGACGGCGCGCGAGCAGGTGGTGCCGGCAAGGGCGCAGGGAACATCCGGCCACGTCGACCGCGGCATGGTCGCTGCGCTCGCCTCATCGGGCCTGTTGCCGCGGATCTTCCC
This window encodes:
- a CDS encoding acyl-CoA dehydrogenase, which gives rise to MTRNQAVDEHEQTVAEVRRTAREQVVPARAQGTSGHVDRGMVAALASSGLLPRIFP